The nucleotide sequence ATCCTCTTCGTGCTCGACGAGTGGTTCTTCGACCGGGGGGCCCGGCAGGCCGGGGAATGGAACGAGGTGCTGCGCGGCTTCGTCGCCGCCCACCCCGACCGTTTCGCCGCCGTCGACCTCAGCAGCCGCACCCTGCCTCCGTCCGCGGCGGTACTCGAACCGGTGAGCCTGTGGGGCGTCGACGAGGCGGAGGCCGGGGCCCGGCTGACCCACCGGCTCGCCCTCGCCGGCAACCGCGACGGAGCCCGGCGGCACCGCGGGGCCACACCGGCCCGCTTCCCCGCCGACCCGCCCGCCGTCTGGGGCGCGGTCCCCCGCCGCAACCCCTGGTTCAGCGGCCGCGACGACCTCCTCGGCGCCCTCCAGCAGCGGCTCGCCGAGGGCGGACACGGCAGCGCCGCCTGCGCCCTCATCGGCATGTCGGGCATCGGCAAGACGCAGATCGCCACCGAGTACGCGTACCGGTTCAGCCCGGACTACGACGTGATCTGGTGGGTGCACTCCGAGGACCGCAACTCCCAGCGCGACCGCCTCGGCGACCTGGCCGTCGAACTGGGCCTCCGGGTCGGCGGCGAGCCCGGTGAACGCGTCCGGGCCGTCCGCGAGGCCCTGCGCCGGGGCGACCCGCACGCCCGCTGGCTGGTCGTCTTCGACGGCTGGGACGACACCGACGGCATCGACGTCATGCTGCCCCAGGGCCCCGGCCACGTCCTGATCACCTCCCGCAACCGCGGCTGGCGCGAACACACCGACGTCCTGGAGATCCCCGGCTTCGACCGGCGCGAGTCCACCGGCTACCTCATGCGCCGCGCCCCGCAGATCAACGCGGCCGAGGCCGACGAGGTGGCCGCCGAGTTCGGAGACGTACCCCTGCCCCTCGCGCAGGCCGCCGCCTGGCTCGGCGAGTCCGGCACGGAGGCCGCCGAATACCTCCGCATGGTCCGCGACGGACGCCTCTCCACCGTCGACGAACCCTCCCCCGACAACGCCACGCTCCACGTCTCGCTCTCCTCCTGGCGGATCCTGATCGACCGGCTCCGCCGTTCCCACCCGCAGGCCCTACAGGTGCTCAGCCTGTGCAGCGCCTTCGCCCCCGGCCCCGTCCCGCTCGGCCTGCTCCGCGCCGGACCCGCGGCGCGCCTGCCGGCGGACCTGCGCTGGATCACCACGGACCCGGCGGCCTGGACCCGCGCGCTCGACACCCTCGTCAACTACTCGGTGCTCGTCCGGACCCCCGGCCCCTCCGCGGGCGGGAAGGCGGCCGGGCCGGAAGAGGAGTCGGTCCACATGCACCGCCTGGTGCACGACATCGTCGCCCGGCTCACCGACGACGAGGTCCGGTACGCCCAACTCAAGGCCGTCCGCGACCTCCTCGCCGAGGCCGAGCCAGGTGACCCGGCCGACAGCGGGCACTGGCCCCGCTACTCCGTGCTCCTGCCCCACCTGGAACCCTCCGGCGCCCTCCGCAGCACCGCGCCCCGCGTCCAGGAAGCCGTCCTCAACTGCCTCCGGTTCTGCGACCGCAGCGGCGACTACCGGGCGGGGCTGCTGCTGGCCCGGCGGGTCCGGCAGAACTGGGGCGAGTTCATGGACCGGGCCGACGGGCGGATGCTCGCTCTCGCCTCCCTCGAGGCGGACCTCCTGCGGGCCGCCGGACGCTTCCAGGAGGCGTACGAGCAGAGCGAGCGGACCCTGGGGCAGCTCAAGGCGAACCCGCACGACGAACTCGCCGAACTGACCGCCCGGAGCGCGGTGGCCAACGGCCTGCGCCACCAGGGCAGGTACCACGACGCGCACCACATCCAGCGGGAGGTGCTCGACCGGACGGTCCGGCTCGTCGGCACGGACGACCCCCTCGTCCTGGCCGCCCGTCACGACCTCGCGGCCACCCTCCGCGCGCTCGGCCGCTACCGGGAGGCGTACGAGAACGACCTGATGACGCTCGCCCGGCGCGAGGAACTCCTGGGCGGACACCACCTCGCCGGTCTCGCCTCGGCCAACGCCGTCACCCGCGGGCAGCGGCTGCTCGGCATGTACGGCGCGGCGCTCAGTCGCCAGGCCGAGGTCGCCCGCCGCCATGAGGAGGCCCTCGGCGCGCGGCACCCGCGGACGCTCGACGCCGACATCGAGCTGGCGCTGTGCCGTCGGCACGGGGACCCGGGCGGCCCGGACGGGGGCAGCTCAATCGCCGGGCTCGTCGACCGGTCCGTGGAGATCCACGGGCGCGAGCACCCTGTGACCCTTCAGTGCCTCAGCCTCCACGCGGACGCCCTGCGCGAGCAGGGCGACCTCGGCCGGGCGAGGGCGCTCGGCGCCGAAGCGGAAACCGGCTACCGGGCCCTGCTCGGCCCCGCCCACCCCGTCTCCCTCGGCGCGGTCGCCAACACGGCCCTCGTGCTGCTCGACTCCGGCCAGCAGTCGGCGGCCGTCGCCATGCTCGAATCGGCGCGCGCCGGGCTGATCCCGGCGCTCGGACAGGACCACCCGTGGGTCCTGGGCTGCGACCTCAACACGGCCGCCGCCTACCGCCAGGAGGGAGACCTGGTCTCCGCCGTCGCGCTGAGCCGCGACGCCTTGGGCCGCGCCCAGGCCGTACTCGGCGCCGAGCACCCGCTGACCCTCTCCTGCCAGCTCGCACTCGCCGCCGACCTGCGTGGTCTCCCGCTGCGCGAGGACGACGAGGCGCTGGTCCTGGAGGAGGACGCGGTGAACCGCCTCGCCGCGGCCCTGGGCCCCCAGCACCCGCGCACCCTGGCGGCCCGGCGCCGCGTCCGCCCCGTCTGGAGCTTCGAGCCGTACGTCGACTGAGGCCCCCGAACCACTCCGACGCCGAGCCCCGACGGCTGCCGTTCCGGCGGCCTGGGCGGGGCTCGTACGGCCCCGGCGGCCTGGGCAGGGCTCGTACGGCTCCGACAGCTCCGCGGCCCCGGCGAGGCTCGTACGGCTCCGGCGGCTAGTCCACCAGGTCCCGGACCACCGCGTCGGCCAGCAGGCGTCCCCGCAGGGTCAGCACGGCGCGCCCGGTCTCGTACGGTCCGGGGGCGAGGAGCCCGTCGGTGAGGGCCTTCGCGGCGGCCGCGAGCCCGGCGGGCTTGAGGAGGGACAGCTCGACGCCCTCCTTGAGCCGCAGTTCGAGGAGGATCCGCTCGACCCGCCGGTCCTCGTCGGACAGCAGCTCGCGCCCGGCGCCCGGCGACTTCCCACCGGCCAGCGCGGCCGCGTACGCCCCGGGGTGCTTCACGTTCCACCAGCGGACGCCGCCCATGTGCGA is from Streptomyces venezuelae ATCC 10712 and encodes:
- the fxsT gene encoding FxSxx-COOH system tetratricopeptide repeat protein; protein product: MDEVTAEHAGGDEPVARGRADGDEPVAAELVPLDDVAKARFMGLRPIPDHVEGERRELAVALRRCFFELECTLRRYAVQRSYSASSLSRYLSGETPAPDHFVNALMDDVGKKLGRPMSPQARQAVILMQRAALKSVNTRAWQIQRLEDQLAAALQEKAVARTMADAVATALHEHQERVVTLEAERQALTEEVAAQRTAGIELALLRAEQHRVLTDHEALRRRVAELEAALEAAEQRVALAEQRCADLEHTLLAADAAAAAEEEADRRRTEERLARSQEELERLRREVASLRSRPAESTPPGRHDWMGDGPAPGPEPGSRRETDPEAQPQTATPPPSRSRPQTATPLLAHPETQTQPQPQPQPDVPQPDVPPSPLPSPRTAPASHVTVVFAAPQRPWGTWIAHRLERHGHRATLQRWDPPREVPLEQVLRDLLLARGQILFVLDEWFFDRGARQAGEWNEVLRGFVAAHPDRFAAVDLSSRTLPPSAAVLEPVSLWGVDEAEAGARLTHRLALAGNRDGARRHRGATPARFPADPPAVWGAVPRRNPWFSGRDDLLGALQQRLAEGGHGSAACALIGMSGIGKTQIATEYAYRFSPDYDVIWWVHSEDRNSQRDRLGDLAVELGLRVGGEPGERVRAVREALRRGDPHARWLVVFDGWDDTDGIDVMLPQGPGHVLITSRNRGWREHTDVLEIPGFDRRESTGYLMRRAPQINAAEADEVAAEFGDVPLPLAQAAAWLGESGTEAAEYLRMVRDGRLSTVDEPSPDNATLHVSLSSWRILIDRLRRSHPQALQVLSLCSAFAPGPVPLGLLRAGPAARLPADLRWITTDPAAWTRALDTLVNYSVLVRTPGPSAGGKAAGPEEESVHMHRLVHDIVARLTDDEVRYAQLKAVRDLLAEAEPGDPADSGHWPRYSVLLPHLEPSGALRSTAPRVQEAVLNCLRFCDRSGDYRAGLLLARRVRQNWGEFMDRADGRMLALASLEADLLRAAGRFQEAYEQSERTLGQLKANPHDELAELTARSAVANGLRHQGRYHDAHHIQREVLDRTVRLVGTDDPLVLAARHDLAATLRALGRYREAYENDLMTLARREELLGGHHLAGLASANAVTRGQRLLGMYGAALSRQAEVARRHEEALGARHPRTLDADIELALCRRHGDPGGPDGGSSIAGLVDRSVEIHGREHPVTLQCLSLHADALREQGDLGRARALGAEAETGYRALLGPAHPVSLGAVANTALVLLDSGQQSAAVAMLESARAGLIPALGQDHPWVLGCDLNTAAAYRQEGDLVSAVALSRDALGRAQAVLGAEHPLTLSCQLALAADLRGLPLREDDEALVLEEDAVNRLAAALGPQHPRTLAARRRVRPVWSFEPYVD